One part of the Ziziphus jujuba cultivar Dongzao chromosome 2, ASM3175591v1 genome encodes these proteins:
- the LOC107417897 gene encoding uncharacterized protein LOC107417897 isoform X1 translates to MAFPSANLLKTSTCHHFLLLQPFSHPSQFSFFIPEPLRLATTTKSLCYSKRQVVPRSALREWKEYEEAVKRKDLAGALRFLKSIEDLQRPIEPVNNGSFPAESTRSRLGELGPLGRERDWEVLDTCLNADDLKLVGNAYGFLKERGFLPSFGKFRNIVLEGPRNVTPTVLKDSTGLEVTKFAPKKWGLSESSSPVLIGFLGGASFLVWQGIDLRPNLAVILGLAFIDSIFLGGCCLAQISSYWPPNRRRILIHEAGHLLIAYLMGCPVRGVILDPIVAVQVGIQGQAGTQFWDEKMANDLAEGRLDGIAFDRYCMVLFAGIAAEALIYGEAEGGENDENLFRSTCLLLQPPLSIAEMSNQARWSLLQSYNLLKWHKHAHRAAVKALESRSSLSDVIRRIEEAMANSN, encoded by the exons ATGGCCTTTCCCTCTGCCAACCTCCTCAAGACTTCAACTTGTCACCACTTTCTCTTGCTTCAACCATTTTCTCATCCTTCCCAATTCTCCTTTTTCATTCCGGAACCACTTCGACTTGCAACCACGACCAAATCTCTCTGCTATTCTAAACGACAAGTCGTTCCAAGATCAGCTCTTCGAGAATGGAAGGAGTACGAGGAAGCAGTGAAGCGCAAGGACCTTGCTGGAGCTCTTAGGTTTTTGAAATCCATAGAAGACCTGCAGAGGCCAATTGAACCTGTCAATAATGGGTCGTTTCCAGCTGAGTCAACCCGGTCTCGGCTCGGTGAGTTGGGGCCGTTGGGGAGGGAGAGGGATTGGGAGGTATTGGACACGTGTCTGAATGCTGATGATTTGAAGCTTGTGGGGAATGCTTATGGGTTTCTCAAGGAAAGGGGGTTCTTGCCCAGTTTCGGAAAATTCAGGAATATTG TTTTGGAGGGGCCAAGAAATGTTACGCCAACTGTTTTGAAGGATTCAACTGGTTTAGAAG TCACAAAATTTGCTCCCAAAAAGTGGGGTCTTTCAGAAAGTTCTAGTcctgttttgattggatttctTGGCGGGGCATCTTTTCTTGTTTGGCAAGGTATCGATCTTAGACCTAACCTTGCTGTGATATTGGGGTTAGCGTTCATAGATTCTATCTTCCTTGGTGGTTGTTGTTTGGCTCAAATATCAAGTTATTGGCCTCCAAATAGGCGCAGGATCCTCATTCATGAAGCAGGGCATCTCCTAATAG CATACTTAATGGGCTGCCCAGTGCGTGGTGTGATTTTAGACCCGATCGTAGCAGTGCAAGTGGGCATTCAAGGACAG gcAGGAACTCAATTTTGGGATGAGAAAATGGCCAATGATCTTGCTGAAGGGCGATTGGATGGTATTGCTTTTGACAG GTATTGCATGGTGCTCTTTGCTGGCATTGCTGCTGAAGCTCTTATTTATGGTGAAGCAGAGGGCGGAGAAAATGATGAAAACCTGTTTAGGAGCACCTGTCTTCTTCTGCAGCCCCCATTATCTATAGCTGAA ATGTCAAATCAGGCTAGATGGTCACTTCTACAATCTTACAATCTGCTCAAATGGCATAAACATGCTCACCGAGCTGCTGTTAAAGCTCTGGAAAGTCGTAGCAGTCTAAGTGATGTAATTAGGAGAATTGAGGAGGCAATGGCAAATAGTAATTGA
- the LOC107417897 gene encoding uncharacterized protein LOC107417897 isoform X2, whose amino-acid sequence MAFPSANLLKTSTCHHFLLLQPFSHPSQFSFFIPEPLRLATTTKSLCYSKRQVVPRSALREWKEYEEAVKRKDLAGALRFLKSIEDLQRPIEPVNNGSFPAESTRSRLGELGPLGRERDWEVLDTCLNADDLKLVGNAYGFLKERGFLPSFGKFRNIVTKFAPKKWGLSESSSPVLIGFLGGASFLVWQGIDLRPNLAVILGLAFIDSIFLGGCCLAQISSYWPPNRRRILIHEAGHLLIAYLMGCPVRGVILDPIVAVQVGIQGQAGTQFWDEKMANDLAEGRLDGIAFDRYCMVLFAGIAAEALIYGEAEGGENDENLFRSTCLLLQPPLSIAEMSNQARWSLLQSYNLLKWHKHAHRAAVKALESRSSLSDVIRRIEEAMANSN is encoded by the exons ATGGCCTTTCCCTCTGCCAACCTCCTCAAGACTTCAACTTGTCACCACTTTCTCTTGCTTCAACCATTTTCTCATCCTTCCCAATTCTCCTTTTTCATTCCGGAACCACTTCGACTTGCAACCACGACCAAATCTCTCTGCTATTCTAAACGACAAGTCGTTCCAAGATCAGCTCTTCGAGAATGGAAGGAGTACGAGGAAGCAGTGAAGCGCAAGGACCTTGCTGGAGCTCTTAGGTTTTTGAAATCCATAGAAGACCTGCAGAGGCCAATTGAACCTGTCAATAATGGGTCGTTTCCAGCTGAGTCAACCCGGTCTCGGCTCGGTGAGTTGGGGCCGTTGGGGAGGGAGAGGGATTGGGAGGTATTGGACACGTGTCTGAATGCTGATGATTTGAAGCTTGTGGGGAATGCTTATGGGTTTCTCAAGGAAAGGGGGTTCTTGCCCAGTTTCGGAAAATTCAGGAATATTG TCACAAAATTTGCTCCCAAAAAGTGGGGTCTTTCAGAAAGTTCTAGTcctgttttgattggatttctTGGCGGGGCATCTTTTCTTGTTTGGCAAGGTATCGATCTTAGACCTAACCTTGCTGTGATATTGGGGTTAGCGTTCATAGATTCTATCTTCCTTGGTGGTTGTTGTTTGGCTCAAATATCAAGTTATTGGCCTCCAAATAGGCGCAGGATCCTCATTCATGAAGCAGGGCATCTCCTAATAG CATACTTAATGGGCTGCCCAGTGCGTGGTGTGATTTTAGACCCGATCGTAGCAGTGCAAGTGGGCATTCAAGGACAG gcAGGAACTCAATTTTGGGATGAGAAAATGGCCAATGATCTTGCTGAAGGGCGATTGGATGGTATTGCTTTTGACAG GTATTGCATGGTGCTCTTTGCTGGCATTGCTGCTGAAGCTCTTATTTATGGTGAAGCAGAGGGCGGAGAAAATGATGAAAACCTGTTTAGGAGCACCTGTCTTCTTCTGCAGCCCCCATTATCTATAGCTGAA ATGTCAAATCAGGCTAGATGGTCACTTCTACAATCTTACAATCTGCTCAAATGGCATAAACATGCTCACCGAGCTGCTGTTAAAGCTCTGGAAAGTCGTAGCAGTCTAAGTGATGTAATTAGGAGAATTGAGGAGGCAATGGCAAATAGTAATTGA
- the LOC107417897 gene encoding uncharacterized protein LOC107417897 isoform X3, with the protein MAFPSANLLKTSTCHHFLLLQPFSHPSQFSFFIPEPLRLATTTKSLCYSKRQVVPRSALREWKEYEEAVKRKDLAGALRFLKSIEDLQRPIEPVNNGSFPAESTRSRLGELGPLGRERDWEVLDTCLNADDLKLVGNAYGFLKERGFLPSFGKFRNIVLEGPRNVTPTVLKDSTGLEVTKFAPKKWGLSESSSPVLIGFLGGASFLVWQGIDLRPNLAVILGLAFIDSIFLGGCCLAQISSYWPPNRRRILIHEAGHLLIAYLMGCPVRGVILDPIVAVQVGIQGQELNFGMRKWPMILLKGDWMVLLLTGIAWCSLLALLLKLLFMVKQRAEKMMKTCLGAPVFFCSPHYL; encoded by the exons ATGGCCTTTCCCTCTGCCAACCTCCTCAAGACTTCAACTTGTCACCACTTTCTCTTGCTTCAACCATTTTCTCATCCTTCCCAATTCTCCTTTTTCATTCCGGAACCACTTCGACTTGCAACCACGACCAAATCTCTCTGCTATTCTAAACGACAAGTCGTTCCAAGATCAGCTCTTCGAGAATGGAAGGAGTACGAGGAAGCAGTGAAGCGCAAGGACCTTGCTGGAGCTCTTAGGTTTTTGAAATCCATAGAAGACCTGCAGAGGCCAATTGAACCTGTCAATAATGGGTCGTTTCCAGCTGAGTCAACCCGGTCTCGGCTCGGTGAGTTGGGGCCGTTGGGGAGGGAGAGGGATTGGGAGGTATTGGACACGTGTCTGAATGCTGATGATTTGAAGCTTGTGGGGAATGCTTATGGGTTTCTCAAGGAAAGGGGGTTCTTGCCCAGTTTCGGAAAATTCAGGAATATTG TTTTGGAGGGGCCAAGAAATGTTACGCCAACTGTTTTGAAGGATTCAACTGGTTTAGAAG TCACAAAATTTGCTCCCAAAAAGTGGGGTCTTTCAGAAAGTTCTAGTcctgttttgattggatttctTGGCGGGGCATCTTTTCTTGTTTGGCAAGGTATCGATCTTAGACCTAACCTTGCTGTGATATTGGGGTTAGCGTTCATAGATTCTATCTTCCTTGGTGGTTGTTGTTTGGCTCAAATATCAAGTTATTGGCCTCCAAATAGGCGCAGGATCCTCATTCATGAAGCAGGGCATCTCCTAATAG CATACTTAATGGGCTGCCCAGTGCGTGGTGTGATTTTAGACCCGATCGTAGCAGTGCAAGTGGGCATTCAAGGACAG GAACTCAATTTTGGGATGAGAAAATGGCCAATGATCTTGCTGAAGGGCGATTGGATGGTATTGCTTTTGACAG GTATTGCATGGTGCTCTTTGCTGGCATTGCTGCTGAAGCTCTTATTTATGGTGAAGCAGAGGGCGGAGAAAATGATGAAAACCTGTTTAGGAGCACCTGTCTTCTTCTGCAGCCCCCATTATCTATAG